The sequence TCTTCGCGTCGGCAGCCTTCTGGGCCGCCGTCTGCTTGGCCTTCGCGGCCTTGTCGGCCGCGGCCTTCTTGGCGGTGGTGGCCGCCTTGCCCTGCGCCGCCGCCTGCTGGGCGACCGAGTCGGCCGTCACGCTGCCGACGAGTGCGGTGGTGCCGGTGGCGCCCGTGGTGCCGGACGCGAACGCGGCGCCCGCACCGAGCACCATCGATGTGCCGAGGCCGACGGCCACGACGGCGCCACGGACACGGGACACGGACGGGCGGGTGGAGTGCTGGATCGTTGCGCGCTTCGACATACGGGGGAGTCCTCCGGAGGTGAGTGGACCCGGCGTGTTGTCCGGGCTTGCCCCACCTTGGTAACCCGCACCCCAACCCGTGCTCAACCCCCCCATCTACGATCAAAAGCCGTAGACGAACCCTCGGGAATTCGACGCGAAGGGCCCCGCCGGGGAAGCCCGACAGCCTTCGGAATCCTTTCCGCGGAACAGGTTTAGCCCCTGTTCCGCGCACCCCCAATCGGACATCACGCCGCGATACAGGCTTTTCATCCGAAACATCCAACGCCCCTCCCCACCCCGGGACCAAGGTCCCTCCGGCGATCACCGCCCGGTCTCCTAAGCCGCCTAGTACGCTCCGATCAGGCTGTGCGCCTTGTCACCGCCGGTGGGACCAAAGGCTGTCCGTTTCGGGACCTTCGGCCTGCAACGGCAGCACGCCGACAAGAGTCCGGAACCGCTCCCGGGGGACCCCCTATGACCGACGAGAACACCCACGCGCTGGACGGCATCGAGCTCGCCGACGCCGTCGAATCCATCCGCAACCAGCTCGTCGAGGCGGCGACCCGGGCCACGGACCACCCCGTCTCCTTCGCGGTCGGCGACATCCAGATGGAGTTCACCCTCGAACTCCGCAAGGAGGCCAGAGCGGGCGGCAAGGTGAAGGCGTGGGTGGTGGAGGCGGGCGCCGACGCGTCCCGCGCCACCGGACGTACGCACAAGGTCGCCTTCACGCTGACCCCCCGCAACACCGTGACCGGAGAAGCGTGGGAGATCGGCCATGAGGACGAGGGCAGTACCGCGCACTTCGGGGGAGGGCCGGCGCGACCGTGACGAAGGTGCGGCCCGCCGACCGTACGGTCGTGGTCTCCGGCGCCCTCCAGGGCAGCGGTGTCCTGCTGTCCGACCGGCTGATCCTGACCTGTGCCCATGTCGTCAAGAACGGCACCCACTGCTACGCGGCTCACCCCCTCCGGGGCCGGGTCCGCGCGACCGTCGCCTGGATCGACCACGCCCTGGACGCCGCGCTGCTCCGGACCACCGCTCCGATGCTGCCCGTGGACCCCGTACGGCTCGGCCTCCTCGACACCCAGCAGGCGATCCCCGGCTGCGAGATCACCGGATTCCCCCGCATCCAGCGGTACGGCACCGAGAAGCACATGGAGGCCGACCAGTACACCGCGACGGTGCTTCCTCTCGCGGGGCGGATGCGTGACCTGCTGGTCTGCGAACTCGACCGGCCGCCGGCCCCCCGCCCGGACGGCGAGCCCTCCGTGCTGGCCGGTCTCTCCGGCGGGCCGGTATTCGCCGGGGACGTCCTGCTCGGCATCGCCCGCCAGATCCCCGACGGGCGCGGCGGACGGCGGGTCGAGTGCGTGCCGCTCGGCGGCCTGCTCGGCGCGAAGCCCTTCCAGCTCGTCTGCCGCCAGTCCGGCATGGACCCGCGCCACGAACGCGTACACGGCCACTTCCCGGTGGACCTGCGGTACGGGGAGGAGTACGCGGACGCGATCGGCGCCGCGTACCGGCGTACGAAGATCTTCGGGCTGGACGAACTGGGCCGGCACGACGCGGAATGGGACCTGGACACCGCCTACCTCAGCCTGGAGGCGCAGGCACCGGCGGGCCGGACGGCGAAGCACGCGCCCACTCCGCCGCAGCGGATCGACGCCCTGCTCACCGACCGCCCCCGGGTCCTGCTGCGGGGCGAGGCGGGCGCCGGGAAGACCACCCTGCTGTGGTGGCTGGCCGCCCATGCCTCGGCCCGCACCCTGGACGGCGCGCTGGCCCCGCTGAACGGCCTGGTGCCCTTCGTGGTGCCGCTGCGCACCCTGCGGGCCCGTGGCGGTACGTTCCCGGGGCCCGCGCAGTTGGCCGACGCGGCCGGTCTGGTGGTCGACCGGGCCCCCGAGGGATGGGCCGGCCGGGTCCTGGAGTCGGGCCGGGCGCTGCTGCTGGTCGACGGACTGGACGAGGTGCCGCCGGAGGACCGGGAACAGGCGCACAGCTGGCTGTCCCAGTTACTGCGCCGCTACCCGGACACGCGGTGCGTCGCGACCGTCCGGCCGCTCGCCGTGGAGCCGGACTGGCTGCGCTCGGAGGGATTCGAGGAGCTGCGGCTGCTGGCGATGCGGGACGAGGACATCCAGGCGTTCGTGGCCTCCTGGCACCGGGCGGCCCGGCTGACCGAGGCGGACGACCGGGAGCGGCTGGACGAGCTGGAGGGCGACCTGTCCCGGCAGTTCGACCGGAACCCCGGTCTGCGCGAGCTGGCCCGCACCCCGCTGCTCTGCGCGGTGATCTGCGCCCTGCACCGCCGCCGCGAGGGGTTCCTCCCCGAGACCCGCTGGAAGCTGTACCGCTCGTCCCTGGAGATGCTGCTCGGCCACCGGGACCGGCGCCGCCGCATCGGGGACCCCGAGGGCATCGAGATGGACGTCGAGGAGCACACCCAGCTCCTCCAGCGCCTCGCCGTCTGGCTGGTCCGCGAGGGCCAGTCCGAGTTCACCCGCGAACAGGCCCTGCGCCAGCTGGCCCGTGGCCTGACCGGAATGGAGCGGGTGAGCGCTCAGGGGCCGCCCGAGAAGATCCTCACCCATCTCCTCAACCGCAGCGGTCTCCTCCAGGAGCACAGCGACGACACCTACCAGTTCGTCCACCGCACCTTCCAGGACTTCCTCGCCGCGAAGGAGCTCATCGAGGACGACCACCTGAACGAGCTGCTGCGCCACGCGGACGAGGAAGCCTGGCAGGACGTGATCCTGCTGGCTGCGGGGCATTGCAGCCGCCACCAGCTCGCTCTGCTGGTGGGTGGTCTGCTGGACACGGGCCTGAAGTACGGGGAACGGACGACGGCCCGCACCGACCTCTACGTCCTGGCCGCTCTGTGCGGGCAGCACGCGGCCTGGCTCGACGGTGCGGTACGGGAACGGGTCCGGCACACCCTGCGAGCGCTGTTCCCGCCCACCGACGACGGCCAGGTGCAGGCGCTCGCCCAGCTCGGCGATGCGGCACTGTCCTTCCTGCCGCCGCCCGAGAGCGTGGCGGTCGACGACCCGCTCGCCCAGCACGTGGTGCAGCTGCTCAGCAGGGTCGGTGGCCGCGCGGCCATCCCCTACGCACGGGACTGGTCGGCCGTCCACCCGGCGGGGGCCGTGGCCTTGGCGGTGGACTGGTCCGCCTTCCCGGCACGGGAGTTCGCCGAAGACGTGCTGGCCCACTGGGACCTGACCCAGCGCTACATCGTGGCTCAGCGGGCACAGCTGCACGCTCTGCGCCATCTGCCGACCCTGCGACACCTCGCTCTCCTGGGTGATCTGCTGGAGGAGGAACTGCGTGCCGCGCTGGTGGATGTGAAGCTGGCAAGCCTGCAACTGCACGTGAACCGCCGTATCGCCGATCTCTCCTCCCTCAGCACGCAGAGCGACACCTTGGAGCATCTGGGGCTCACGAGGTGCACCGCCGTCGAAAGCCTCATGCCGCTCACGGCACTGAGCGTGCTCGACACACTGCACGTGCACATGGGTCGTCGTGCTGCCGACTTCCTGTCCCCGGTCCCGCACATCGAGCGGCTGACCCATCTGGAGATCAGCGGCCTCGAATCGAGTGAGTTGAGCGCACTACCGGTGCACACCGGAGTGGACCACCTGAGTGTGGAGACCAATCGGGCAGCGGTGTTGGACGGCCTGGCCGCATGGGAATCGCTCTCCAGGCTGAAGATCGGACAGGTCGGCTCACTCGACCACCTGCTGACAGCGCTGCGGACGAGTCCTCGGATCACCTGGCTCGAACTCGATTCGCTGCCCTGGGAGTACCCGGCCTTCAGCGTTGCCCCGGTCACATCGCTCAGGATCCTGAGCGTTCCGGCTCCCCGTGACGGCGGGCACCTGACCGCGGTCGGTCGGCTCTTCCCCGGCCTCACTCACCTGATACTGACCCCAGCCACGTCGACGGGGGAACTGGACCTCACTCCCCTGCACCGGTGGCCCGATTTGCGCGTGACGATCCACGGCAGCCATTTCAGTGCTCTTCTCGGACGGGAGGAGCTGGGCCCCCGGCTCCAGGTTCTCCCGAAGTGAAGCCGGAATCCTGCCCCGAAAAAGGGGCTGCCCCGGACCGGTCGAAACCGGTCCGGGGCAGCCCCCGCACGCTCGGGCGCTACGCGCCCCTACGCTTCCTTCGTCATGTTCGGGCCGGCGCCGCCTGCCGCCTGCTCGATCGGCGGGACGTCGGGCAGTGCCGACTTCTCCTCGCCGCGGAACGAGAACTTCTTCTCGTCACCCTCGCCCTCGGTGCCCACGACCACGATGTGACCGGGACGCAGCTCACCGAAGAGGATCTTCTCGGAGAGGATGTCCTCGATCTCGCGCTGGATCGTCCGGCGCAGCGGCCGGGCGCCCATCACGGGGTCGTAGCCCTTCTTCGCCAGCAGTGACTTGGCCTCGGCACTGAGCTCGATGCCCATGTCGCGGTCCCTGAGGCGCTCGTCCACCTTGGCGACCATGAGGTCGACGATCTGGATGATGTCTTCCTCGGTCAGCTGGTGGAAGACCACCGTGTCGTCGACACGGTTGAGGAACTCGGGCCGGAAGTGCTGCTTGAGCTCTTCGTTGACCTTGGTCTTCATGCGCTCGTAGTTCGTCTTGACGTCGCCCTGGGCGGCGAAGCCCAGGTTGAAGCCCTTCGAGATGTCCCGGGTCCCGAGGTTGGTCGTCATGATGATGACCGTGTTCTTGAAGTCCACGACCCGGCCCTGGGAGTCGGTCAGGCGACCGTCTTCCAGAATCTGGAGCAGGGAATTGAAGATATCGGGGTGGGCCTTCTCGACCTCGTCGAAGAGGACGACGGAGAACGGCTTGCGGCGCACCTTCTCGGTGAGCTGGCCGCCCTCTTCGTAACCCACGTAACCGGGGGGCGAACCGAAGAGGCGGGAAACCGTGTGCTTCTCGCTGAACTCCGACATGTCGAGGGAGATCAGCGCGTCCTCGTCGCCGAAGAGGAATTCGGCGAGCGTCTTGGAGAGCTCGGTCTTACCGACACCGGACGGGCCGGCGAAGATGAACGAGCCACCGGGGCGCTTCGGGTCCTTCAGACCGGCTCGCGTACGGCGAATCGCCTGCGAGAGGGCCTTG is a genomic window of Streptomyces sp. NBC_01237 containing:
- a CDS encoding trypco2 family protein, yielding MTDENTHALDGIELADAVESIRNQLVEAATRATDHPVSFAVGDIQMEFTLELRKEARAGGKVKAWVVEAGADASRATGRTHKVAFTLTPRNTVTGEAWEIGHEDEGSTAHFGGGPARP
- a CDS encoding NACHT domain-containing protein produces the protein MRPADRTVVVSGALQGSGVLLSDRLILTCAHVVKNGTHCYAAHPLRGRVRATVAWIDHALDAALLRTTAPMLPVDPVRLGLLDTQQAIPGCEITGFPRIQRYGTEKHMEADQYTATVLPLAGRMRDLLVCELDRPPAPRPDGEPSVLAGLSGGPVFAGDVLLGIARQIPDGRGGRRVECVPLGGLLGAKPFQLVCRQSGMDPRHERVHGHFPVDLRYGEEYADAIGAAYRRTKIFGLDELGRHDAEWDLDTAYLSLEAQAPAGRTAKHAPTPPQRIDALLTDRPRVLLRGEAGAGKTTLLWWLAAHASARTLDGALAPLNGLVPFVVPLRTLRARGGTFPGPAQLADAAGLVVDRAPEGWAGRVLESGRALLLVDGLDEVPPEDREQAHSWLSQLLRRYPDTRCVATVRPLAVEPDWLRSEGFEELRLLAMRDEDIQAFVASWHRAARLTEADDRERLDELEGDLSRQFDRNPGLRELARTPLLCAVICALHRRREGFLPETRWKLYRSSLEMLLGHRDRRRRIGDPEGIEMDVEEHTQLLQRLAVWLVREGQSEFTREQALRQLARGLTGMERVSAQGPPEKILTHLLNRSGLLQEHSDDTYQFVHRTFQDFLAAKELIEDDHLNELLRHADEEAWQDVILLAAGHCSRHQLALLVGGLLDTGLKYGERTTARTDLYVLAALCGQHAAWLDGAVRERVRHTLRALFPPTDDGQVQALAQLGDAALSFLPPPESVAVDDPLAQHVVQLLSRVGGRAAIPYARDWSAVHPAGAVALAVDWSAFPAREFAEDVLAHWDLTQRYIVAQRAQLHALRHLPTLRHLALLGDLLEEELRAALVDVKLASLQLHVNRRIADLSSLSTQSDTLEHLGLTRCTAVESLMPLTALSVLDTLHVHMGRRAADFLSPVPHIERLTHLEISGLESSELSALPVHTGVDHLSVETNRAAVLDGLAAWESLSRLKIGQVGSLDHLLTALRTSPRITWLELDSLPWEYPAFSVAPVTSLRILSVPAPRDGGHLTAVGRLFPGLTHLILTPATSTGELDLTPLHRWPDLRVTIHGSHFSALLGREELGPRLQVLPK